A single Ochrobactrum sp. BTU1 DNA region contains:
- a CDS encoding sigma-70 family RNA polymerase sigma factor, with amino-acid sequence MESGTSQSHEADVSRPAPDSFEGQLLALLPIMRRYSRSLATSDAEGEDLLQDCVTKALSRRGQWRGLNLRGWILTMMTNLYRNSYKSKARTRHETLDAAENIITPSTEDDPFQLQQLEQAINSLPEDNRSVLMLIVVEGYSYGEAADMLEIPIGTVMSRLSRARQRLADHMNGSNVVKIRGNL; translated from the coding sequence ATGGAGTCTGGCACGTCGCAAAGCCATGAGGCCGATGTGAGCCGTCCTGCCCCCGACAGTTTCGAGGGCCAGCTTCTGGCCCTCCTGCCGATCATGCGGCGCTATTCGCGCAGTCTTGCAACGTCCGATGCCGAAGGTGAAGATCTTTTGCAGGATTGCGTGACCAAAGCGCTGTCCAGGCGCGGCCAGTGGCGAGGCCTCAATCTGCGTGGGTGGATACTCACGATGATGACCAACCTTTACCGCAACAGCTATAAAAGCAAAGCGCGTACCCGGCATGAAACGCTGGATGCTGCCGAAAACATCATTACCCCTTCAACTGAAGACGATCCCTTTCAGTTACAGCAGCTTGAACAAGCCATCAACAGCCTGCCGGAGGACAATCGCTCCGTCCTGATGCTGATCGTCGTTGAAGGATATAGTTATGGCGAAGCAGCAGACATGCTTGAAATTCCCATAGGGACTGTAATGTCACGACTGTCTCGCGCGCGACAACGCCTTGCAGACCACATGAACGGCTCAAATGTCGTAAAAATTCGGGGAAACCTATGA
- a CDS encoding MarR family transcriptional regulator, whose protein sequence is MSQSKLELEAAFTMGLSTAARKMRNLFDSRVRERGLTLARARVLLLLAEKRDWNQRELADALEVEHPSVVRLLDGLEKQQLIYRAAVEGDRRAKRIELTEEAQAQVKQLQEITQGIRAELLQKIDQKSLETALTVLQEISQTVEATLADKDR, encoded by the coding sequence ATGTCTCAGTCCAAACTAGAATTAGAAGCCGCATTCACGATGGGCCTTTCAACGGCCGCACGAAAAATGCGCAATCTTTTTGACTCCCGTGTTCGCGAACGCGGGTTGACACTCGCACGTGCTCGCGTGCTGCTGCTTCTTGCCGAGAAGCGAGATTGGAACCAGCGTGAACTCGCTGACGCTCTTGAGGTTGAGCATCCTTCTGTTGTTCGATTGCTTGATGGTCTGGAAAAACAGCAGCTAATTTATCGCGCAGCTGTGGAGGGTGACCGTCGTGCCAAGCGCATTGAGCTGACTGAAGAAGCGCAGGCTCAGGTCAAGCAGCTTCAGGAAATCACACAAGGCATCCGCGCGGAACTTCTGCAAAAGATTGATCAGAAGTCCCTTGAAACAGCACTTACCGTCCTTCAGGAAATCAGCCAGACCGTTGAAGCAACGCTCGCTGATAAAGACAGGTGA